In the Panthera leo isolate Ple1 chromosome C2, P.leo_Ple1_pat1.1, whole genome shotgun sequence genome, atttgggaataaaaacacaatataGAGTGTTAAAATTTCAAGATATAAAAGAGTCTGGATTTTAAAaacagtcatcttttttttttctcttaatcctGGAGTGGAAAGGAATCTAAAATACAAACCTCTTCAATTCAGTGATGGATCTATCAATACTAACAATTGAAACCACAGTGCCAGATTTGGAAGCAGTCTACttcaaactgaaagaaaaggcTTGGAAGGGAAGAATAAAAGATTGTTGACCGCCTAGCTTGAGCCAGGTGGTTTACAGTCATGAATATATCCAATCCTTACGGCAATCCTATATTATTGTGTTACTGTGTTATTATTCTATGTCTTTACatacaagaaaactacagcttAGAGGAATAAAGAAACTTGTCTAAAAAAGTGATAGAGCTGGAATTTGACTTCAGATCTGTGGGCTCCCATGCATGTAAAGAAGGTTCGAAAAGTCTTTTCCGTTCATCACATGGCACTGGCTTTCATGCTGTACTATATTTAGGACACAGGGTGATGATAGTGCAGTCATGGCAAAAGGCTGAGGAGCAGTCATCTCCCACGAAGCATAGCTTTTTCGGGATCTCCTTGTCAGGCACCCAGACTCCCAAAGGCCACAGCTATGTCTCTTTAAGAGGATAAACAGTGAGATGTAAACTATTGCCCTAAAAGATGCTGTGCTCTTGGACTTTAAATTACAGGAGCGTTGGGAGCACCATTTTTGTTGGAGGACCCCGCAAACCAGTTTCTACATCTCAAAAGACACATATATTTGCAGGATTACTGGGACCCAGATGGCAATCCAAATATGTGGGGAAACACGCTGGCTGATAAGGTATTTGCATTAGAAACAAATGGCTTCCCACCATCTATTTTGTTAAATAGGCATTGCATCAGCAGGCATTAACACACCATCAGCCCTGATTTTTTCTATCTGCCCTGAGCTGTAActgctccttccttcccataAAATGGCTTTTGTCTAGTAAACTTCACCTCTTCCTTCAAGACTAAAATCAAATGTCCCCTTCTTTCTGAAggctttcccttctttcctggtaacattcttctttcttttctccccattgCATGCCGTTCACATGTGAATGGCACACTGGAATTATTTCTTTGTGCACCCAACCTCCCTTACCTAGGCTACAGAGGTGAGGTGCATGTCATGTCTTATCCATCAAGGTCATTTTTCTCAGAACCTATCAAAATGATTGTTACTCAGTCAAATCTCAGTAGATTATTGCATATTTGAGTAGGTGGATAAATGGACCGCAGTCACATTTAGTTCCCTTTTAGTTGTTCAGCAGCTTATTTTCCAAACCTTTAATAATCATCCAAGCATTTAATGTCATTCCTTCATTTGCTTGCCTTTCATACACTTTTTACTCATTTGGAAGTCTCActccaagagaaataaagaagaaacgtGCATTAGCCTGTTTTATTCCATGTTTACTCTtttgatggaaaaaaacaaaaacactgaaactCCAGGCCAAATGAAATTGTTGAATTGTCTGAGGATTTCAATTATTCAtgatttctctcttaaaatttagcaatttagcaaacaaaaatgtataacaaattaattaatcccttcatttgtttgttctttttctctttacatgTGTATCAAGCTCTATTACCAGGCTAAAGGGTTGTATAAAGTCATAAAAAATTTGAATGTCCTTGTTTTTCTGGGGTCTTGGTCCTATCCTTACTCTGCACAGTTGAGTTTTAACTGGTCTACCAGGAATGGCTCATTTCTGGTTAGCATTTGCTGATGAAAACCACCAGCTTGAATAATGCATCTAGTTTTGTGCCTGTTTTTCTCCAACAGGCATCATTTAGAGGTATTAAAGCCAGACATTTGTTTATTTGGcaaattaaatattacataagCAAGTAGACTGTGTCTTCTTTATGGAATACTGAAATTTTCAAGTACACTCCTGCCTATAATTGTAGACTAGCACTGTGATCAACTGACAGATACTATAATGTAACAAGACTCTGCCACACTGGTTCATGCGGTAGCCCCAGAAATACTGTAAAACATTTAAGCATTGAAGAATATAGGTCACTAAAAGTATGTTCACCAAACctttttttgtattattcttccactctatttctctcaatcTTTTAGGATTATCTATATGATTACCTGAATAATTGATGTAACATGTGTTCTCCATACTCAGAGATCATGACTTAAAGTTTCTTTTGTTACAGGCTCATGAAACATGGACCGCTTTGAAAACAATAGCACAATATTATCTGAATGTGAATACCTTCACTTTTGACATGTCCACTTCCCAGTAAATGTGCTTTGATGGTTaaaccaggagagaaaaaaacgATGGGAGTCAACACGGCAATGCAACCAAACTATGGGCTTTGGAGACATGGAGGCAAATCTCTGCCACTTACAAGATTACTTAATATGTCTGTCTCATGGAACTGTTGAAAGgagtaaatataaaaatccatCTAGAGACCTAGAATTAGAAGTTCTCAGTAAATTCTAGATCTTAAGATGAGaactaaaataaagacaatagtACTAACATTGATTAAAAAAGGGCTCttctggaaaaggaaaccaaaagcaaaaaagtagTGCCATTAAAACTCACTGTTGATAGCTtactttcttttgcttcctttttgagagagttaatttgctttttaattaaaggaagaagaggggtgcctgggtggctcagttggttgagcatccaactcttgattttggctcagggcatgatcccacggtttgtgttgggctctgcactgagagcacagagcctgcttgggattctctctgcccacctcctgctcctgtgtatgtgcatgtgctctctctctctaaataaataaatcagctttataaaaaaaaaaaaaaaaggaatagggaTCTCTCAAATGGAGTTGGTCCTATCTTTTCAGTACTTTTCACTTTCTAAAGCCAGTCTATTTTAAGATCGTGCTTTTGAAACTTTTTCCATCAAAGGTGTATTGCTGAGGGCAGTAGAGAATACAATCATAACTCTTATCTGGGGGCAGATGAACCCACTGGAAATGTTCACCTGTAAGTGCAAACCTCCTTAGGAATTTTGCAAAATTTGTGCAAGTTTTGCATTTAAGTCCATAATATGttgatatttatttcaatttgaaacatttttaacttaCTGACCAAAAATACTTACTACTGCttttcaataaaactgaaaaattgacTCTAAAGAAAAGTGGACTACATTCATGCTATAGTTTTCCATATACCCACAAAATACCATTTCAGTACCCTACTCTGAGAAGTAGTGAGGACATGATAGAACCAATCACCTGGATTGCCCCACTCCCCAAAATcacagataaatggaaattttgtttCCCAGAGTCTATTTCTGTCTACATACCTAGGTCAGTTGTTCTCTGGGAGATTTCATTTGGTAAATGGAAGCATCCCCTCAAGACCAGAGTGGGTCTTATGTGGTCTTACAGTAGTCCTCAGCACTTTTTCAATAGCGGGTATGTCAGGAAAATCAAATGTCAAGAAGCTGCAATAGGAAGACTTTGGcccaacacttggtattttccATTTCCTATCCAATATCCTAGAGGCATTTTCAGTGAGAAATTTGAAGCTTATGcataatttatccatttaactgctttctatttttaatatataaacatattttttttaatttttaatgttttttatttatttttgggagagacagagagacagagagtgagtgggggaggtgcagagagagagaaagagagagggggacacagaatctgaaccaggctccaggctctgagctgtcagcacagagcctgacttgggactctaacccacaaaccctgagatcatgacctgacctgaagtcggtcgcttaaccaactgagccacacaggcccactacaaacatatatttttaaatcaaaacacaaCTGAatggacaaaagaaagaagatatatcATTTGGGGTTGCAGTAAGAAATGAAGTTGAGATTGTACATGAATACATCTTGGAGTTTCAACAATACAGATTTTTTGCTACCACAAAGTCCCATTCTTTgatcatttaatataaaattagagAACATCTGTGTATTGATCAGGTTCTCCAGAGAATCAGAATCAATAAAATGTgtatacacagagaaaaagatttattttaacgaattggctcatgtgattatggaggctggcaagaaTAAAACCCACAGGGCAGGCTAACTGGTTGGATACCAGAGAAGAACCAATGTTGCAGCTCAAGGCTGAAGATCATCAGGCCAGAACACCAAGAAAGAGCTGATCTTGCAGTTTGAATCCTAAGGCCATCTGTTGGTGGAATTCCCTCTTGTTCATGGAAGGTtagttttttattctatttaggcCTTCAACTTATTGGACAGGGCCCATTCACAACATGGAGGGCAATATATGTAAagtccaccaatttaaatgttaatctcatccaacaACAACATCACAGAGACATCCAGAACAATGTTTGACCTCATATTGGGCACAGTAGCTCAACCAAGTTGGCACATAAGTTAACCATTACAACCCATTTAGATtgtatacatgtgcacacacacacacacacacactcacacagctATGATGGAAGCAACATAtggagtaaaaaaagaaaaggatttcgATTCATTTCTTCTGTTCAGTATAATACAAGGAAGAAGCTGAGGGAATTGTGGCCCATCAATAATGTGAAATTGTAAGTCAGCTGCCAACTTAATTTTGATTTAGGGAGCACTAAAAGGCAGTTCTCCAGGTAGGTTGTTATCTGATCAAACAAGCATGAAAAGGAGGTTTCTTCtacaagaaataattttcatgagAAATTATCGGAAATTTATAGGATATCAGAAAACCAATGAAAACAACCGGGTCTatgtaaaataatgtttctgGAAATCCAGCAGTTAACTTCTACACAGCTGAGCAGGAAGTGGTGAGTATTCAGTTTTTCAgagtatttagtttttttttttttaggattcaaGAAAACCTAAGTACCACATATT is a window encoding:
- the CC2H3orf85 gene encoding uncharacterized protein C3orf85 homolog codes for the protein MNNWQFKERGALGAPFLLEDPANQFLHLKRHIYLQDYWDPDGNPNMWGNTLADKAHETWTALKTIAQYYLNVNTFTFDMSTSQ